One genomic segment of Streptomyces sp. RerS4 includes these proteins:
- a CDS encoding helix-turn-helix domain-containing protein: MEEALLSVLGYREEEDRHDGRQEGGDEETREGVRGRASAPTGPSAQAMSLAAQDLFRALTDDRAASEASLADLAEAAGWPLPDAVRAVALATPGETQQLAAALEDALPGMFGGRPCLLLPSTDPDGRAELELPLRGRFATVGHAVPLRDAASSLRWALRLLALAPSRGSQDARAVFVDDHLSTLLLLQDEPLAHALAARWLRPLADLTPRQSERLEVTLLAWLEGGGAPEAAKALSVHPQTVRYRMRQLEKLFGPNLRDPRTRFELEMALRTRRLMAQVRRRHSRVGRRAGRVVTADFTPPLVGRMARVNGL; encoded by the coding sequence GTGGAAGAGGCGCTGCTCAGCGTGCTCGGCTACCGCGAGGAGGAGGACCGGCACGACGGCCGGCAGGAAGGAGGGGACGAGGAAACGCGCGAGGGGGTGAGGGGGCGGGCCTCCGCCCCCACGGGCCCGTCCGCCCAGGCCATGTCCCTGGCCGCGCAGGACCTCTTCCGCGCCCTCACCGACGACCGGGCCGCGTCGGAAGCGTCCCTCGCGGACCTCGCCGAGGCGGCCGGTTGGCCCCTGCCCGACGCCGTACGGGCCGTCGCGCTGGCCACCCCTGGCGAGACGCAGCAGTTGGCGGCGGCCCTGGAGGACGCCCTGCCCGGCATGTTCGGCGGACGCCCCTGCCTGCTGCTGCCGAGTACGGACCCCGACGGCCGCGCCGAGCTGGAACTTCCGCTCCGCGGCCGGTTCGCCACCGTCGGCCACGCCGTCCCCCTGCGGGACGCCGCGTCGTCGCTGCGCTGGGCCCTGCGCCTGCTCGCCCTGGCGCCGTCACGGGGAAGCCAGGACGCGCGGGCCGTCTTCGTGGACGACCACCTCTCCACCCTCCTCCTGCTCCAGGACGAGCCGCTGGCCCACGCGCTGGCCGCCCGCTGGCTGCGTCCGCTCGCCGACCTGACCCCCCGCCAGAGCGAACGCCTGGAAGTGACCCTGCTCGCCTGGCTGGAGGGCGGCGGCGCACCCGAGGCCGCCAAGGCCCTGAGCGTGCACCCGCAGACCGTCCGCTACCGCATGCGGCAGCTGGAGAAGCTCTTCGGACCCAACCTGCGCGATCCGCGGACCCGGTTCGAGCTGGAAATGGCCCTGCGCACCCGCAGGTTGATGGCCCAGGTGCGGCGCCGGCACTCGCGCGTCGGCCGCCGGGCCGGCCGCGTCGTCACCGCCGACTTCACCCCGCCCCTCGTCGGCCGGATGGCCCGCGTCAACGGCCTGTGA
- a CDS encoding DUF1996 domain-containing protein: protein MSRTTRTTRHSRPSRKLLAVISALALGGGAVAFIAGNANAGQDDARTGRVTTTIDCPDVGDRLTSVPDGARSEVDENLARLDVQVADAYRRLAAGEKQSEALLGQLKQQRGATIGRISEAIGRSGGRAEGLEALSGCEMKEAPAEEDAASDAASDSAAGLAADASAARGLGQKGGPARSDFVSITKVRPNVRTPAPQRGASSGSFSSECGRNENGHFNPDNVIVAPGVSNGAHHMHDYVGNQSTDAFSTNDSLAASGTTCRNGDQSTYYWPVLRLRDGKAERDARAPGGGQDANVGTILRPKQVTTTFKGSPVGQVKAMPRFLRVITGDAKAFANGTANANASWSCTGFEDRQLKDKYPICPKGSDVVRTFTFQSCWDGRNTDSANHRTHMAFPDANGRCKKGFTAVPALVQKVTYGVAPGARIAVDSFPEQLHKPVTDHGDFINVMSDGLMAKAVDCINSGRTCR from the coding sequence ATGAGTCGAACGACGCGAACGACGCGACATTCCCGTCCCTCCCGCAAGCTGCTGGCCGTGATCTCCGCCCTGGCGCTCGGCGGCGGCGCGGTCGCCTTCATCGCCGGCAACGCCAACGCCGGACAGGACGACGCGCGCACGGGGCGGGTGACGACCACCATCGACTGCCCGGACGTCGGAGACCGGCTGACCTCGGTGCCCGACGGCGCCCGGTCCGAGGTCGACGAGAACCTCGCGCGGTTGGACGTACAGGTGGCCGACGCCTACCGGCGGCTCGCCGCCGGCGAGAAGCAATCGGAGGCACTGCTCGGCCAGTTGAAGCAGCAGCGCGGCGCCACGATCGGTCGGATATCCGAGGCGATAGGCCGGTCGGGCGGGCGCGCGGAGGGGCTGGAGGCGCTCAGCGGGTGTGAGATGAAGGAGGCCCCGGCCGAGGAGGACGCGGCCTCCGACGCGGCCTCCGACTCGGCAGCGGGCTTGGCGGCGGACGCGTCGGCGGCGCGCGGTCTCGGTCAGAAGGGCGGGCCCGCGCGGAGCGACTTCGTGTCCATCACCAAGGTCCGTCCGAACGTCCGTACGCCGGCGCCCCAACGCGGCGCCTCCTCGGGCTCCTTCAGCTCCGAGTGCGGCCGCAACGAGAACGGCCACTTCAACCCCGACAACGTGATCGTCGCCCCGGGCGTCTCGAACGGGGCGCACCACATGCACGACTACGTCGGCAACCAGTCCACCGACGCCTTCTCCACCAACGACAGCCTCGCCGCCTCGGGCACCACCTGCCGCAACGGCGACCAATCCACCTACTACTGGCCGGTGTTGAGGCTGCGCGACGGCAAGGCCGAGCGGGACGCGCGGGCGCCCGGCGGCGGACAGGACGCCAACGTCGGCACCATCCTGCGCCCCAAGCAGGTCACGACCACCTTCAAGGGAAGCCCCGTCGGGCAGGTGAAAGCCATGCCGCGCTTCCTGCGCGTGATCACCGGGGACGCGAAGGCCTTCGCGAACGGCACGGCCAACGCCAACGCCTCGTGGAGCTGCACCGGCTTCGAGGACCGCCAGCTCAAGGACAAGTACCCGATCTGCCCGAAGGGCAGTGACGTGGTGCGCACCTTCACCTTCCAGAGCTGCTGGGACGGGCGCAACACGGACAGCGCCAACCACCGCACGCACATGGCCTTCCCCGATGCCAACGGCCGCTGCAAGAAGGGCTTCACGGCCGTCCCGGCACTGGTCCAGAAGGTCACCTACGGGGTGGCACCCGGCGCGCGGATCGCCGTCGACAGCTTCCCGGAGCAGCTCCACAAGCCGGTCACCGACCACGGCGACTTCATCAACGTGATGTCGGACGGCCTGATGGCCAAGGCGGTGGACTGCATCAACTCCGGCCGCACCTGCCGCTGA
- a CDS encoding DUF4142 domain-containing protein: MLSFRRRSGSGMSVATRYTIGSGLVIAALAVTLVALLIPVSKFGDRASAVSANAAPAGGLSAADDDGAGTMSTAYGPLTAVDRDFVRKVRLAGLWELPAGRQAQQRGTRASVRTAGDHLVEGHTELDRQVLQVGQALGMDLPDRPSPQQQEWLGQLDRAAQGSEYERLFIQLLRRAHGKVFALVAQVRAQTRNSMVRALATSANATVLDHISVLEESGLVDFDALSDSSPAPSGHQGASSPSHIRPKK, translated from the coding sequence TGTCGGTGGCGACCAGATACACGATCGGAAGCGGTCTCGTCATCGCCGCGCTCGCCGTCACCCTCGTCGCGCTGCTGATCCCCGTCTCGAAGTTCGGCGACCGCGCGTCCGCCGTGAGCGCCAACGCCGCCCCGGCCGGCGGGCTTTCCGCCGCCGATGACGATGGCGCCGGGACGATGAGCACGGCGTACGGGCCGCTGACCGCCGTCGACCGCGACTTCGTGCGCAAGGTGCGCCTCGCCGGGCTGTGGGAGCTGCCGGCCGGGCGGCAGGCGCAGCAGCGCGGGACGCGGGCCTCGGTCCGTACGGCCGGGGACCACCTCGTGGAGGGCCACACCGAACTGGACCGGCAGGTGCTCCAGGTGGGGCAGGCCCTCGGCATGGACCTGCCGGACCGGCCCTCGCCCCAACAGCAGGAGTGGCTCGGCCAGTTGGACCGGGCGGCGCAGGGAAGCGAGTACGAGCGGCTGTTCATCCAGCTACTGCGCCGCGCGCACGGCAAGGTCTTCGCGCTCGTGGCTCAGGTACGGGCGCAGACGCGCAACTCGATGGTGCGGGCCCTGGCCACCTCGGCCAACGCGACGGTCCTGGACCACATTTCGGTGCTGGAGGAGAGCGGGCTCGTCGACTTCGACGCCCTCTCCGACAGCTCCCCCGCCCCGTCCGGCCACCAGGGGGCCTCGTCCCCCTCCCATATCCGACCGAAGAAGTGA